In Methylobacterium aquaticum, the following are encoded in one genomic region:
- the hutU gene encoding urocanate hydratase: MTRIDNARIVRAPHGTALTAKSWLTEAPLRMLMNNLDPDVAERPGELVVYGGIGRAARDWASFDRIVAALRDLDDDQTLLVQSGKPVGVFRTHADAPRVLIANSNLVPHWATWEHFHELDRKGLMMYGQMTAGSWIYIGSQGIVQGTYETFVEMGRQHYAGDLSGRWILTAGLGGMGGAQTLAATMAGASCLAVEAQASRIEFRLRTAYVDVQARDLDHALELIEESRRTKTPRSVALLGNAADIFGELYARGVRPDCVTDQTSAHDPVNGYLPAGWTVAEWEAKRETDPAAVAAAAKRSMAVHVRAMLDFHRAGVPVVDYGNNIRQMALEEGVEDAFAFPGFVPAYIRPLFCRGVGPFRWCALSGDPEDIYRTDAKVKELLPDNHHLHRWLDMAREKIRFQGLPARICWVGLGDRHRLGLAFNEMVRKGELKAPIVIGRDHLDSGSVASPNRETEAMRDGSDAVSDWPLLNALLNTASGATWVSLHHGGGVGMGFSQHAGMVIVCDGSEAADRRLERVLWNDPATGVMRHADAGYEDAAACAREHGLDLPSLG; encoded by the coding sequence GCCAAGAGCTGGCTGACCGAGGCGCCGCTGCGGATGCTGATGAACAACCTCGATCCCGACGTCGCCGAGCGGCCGGGCGAACTGGTGGTCTATGGCGGCATTGGCCGGGCGGCGCGGGACTGGGCGAGCTTCGACCGCATCGTGGCGGCCCTGCGCGACCTCGACGACGACCAGACCCTGCTGGTCCAGTCCGGCAAGCCGGTCGGGGTGTTCCGCACCCATGCGGATGCCCCCCGGGTGCTGATCGCCAACTCGAACCTGGTGCCGCACTGGGCGACCTGGGAGCATTTTCACGAGCTCGATCGCAAGGGCCTGATGATGTACGGCCAGATGACGGCCGGGTCCTGGATCTATATCGGCAGCCAGGGCATCGTTCAGGGCACCTACGAGACCTTCGTCGAGATGGGCCGCCAGCATTATGCCGGCGACCTGTCAGGCCGCTGGATTCTCACCGCCGGTCTCGGCGGCATGGGCGGCGCGCAGACGCTCGCCGCCACCATGGCGGGGGCCTCCTGCCTCGCGGTCGAGGCGCAGGCCTCGCGCATCGAGTTCCGCCTGCGCACTGCTTACGTCGACGTCCAGGCCCGCGACCTCGACCACGCCCTGGAGCTGATCGAGGAATCCCGCCGCACCAAGACCCCGCGCTCTGTCGCGCTGCTCGGCAACGCCGCCGACATCTTCGGCGAGCTCTATGCCCGCGGCGTGCGCCCCGATTGCGTCACCGACCAGACCTCGGCCCACGATCCGGTCAACGGCTACCTACCGGCGGGCTGGACCGTCGCCGAGTGGGAAGCGAAGCGCGAGACCGATCCGGCCGCGGTGGCGGCGGCGGCGAAGCGTTCGATGGCGGTGCATGTCCGGGCGATGCTCGATTTCCACCGCGCCGGGGTGCCGGTGGTCGATTACGGCAACAACATCCGCCAGATGGCGCTGGAGGAGGGCGTCGAGGACGCCTTCGCCTTCCCGGGCTTCGTGCCGGCCTACATTCGCCCGCTCTTCTGCCGCGGCGTCGGGCCGTTCCGCTGGTGCGCCCTGTCCGGCGACCCGGAGGACATCTACCGCACCGATGCCAAGGTGAAGGAGCTTCTGCCCGACAACCACCATCTCCACCGCTGGCTCGACATGGCGCGGGAAAAAATCCGGTTCCAGGGCCTGCCGGCGCGGATCTGCTGGGTGGGCTTGGGCGACCGTCACCGCCTCGGGCTGGCCTTCAACGAGATGGTGCGCAAGGGCGAATTGAAGGCGCCGATCGTCATCGGCCGCGACCACCTCGATTCCGGCTCGGTCGCCTCGCCGAACCGCGAGACGGAGGCGATGCGCGACGGGTCGGACGCGGTCTCCGACTGGCCGCTCCTGAATGCCCTCCTCAACACCGCGTCCGGCGCGACCTGGGTCTCGCTGCATCACGGCGGCGGGGTCGGCATGGGCTTCTCGCAGCATGCCGGCATGGTGATCGTCTGCGACGGCAGCGAGGCCGCGGACCGGCGCCTGGAGCGGGTCTTGTGGAACGACCCCGCCACCGGCGTGATGCGCCATGCGGATGCCGGCTACGAGGACGCGGCGGCCTGCGCCCGGGAGCATGGTCTGGATCTGCCGTCGCTGGGGTAA
- a CDS encoding replication initiator protein A, whose amino-acid sequence MSHRRNDQIDMVVPFVHFRDQRETMERPFFSIAKQKRLKEIDYTSPDGSVWVRVLPNQAYGMATIWDADILIWAASTICEMKKRGRNDIPRKLNFMPYDLLKGIGRETGGRQYKLLRDALFRLQSTSVRTNIRAEKAKRKERQFSWIDAFDDTIDEETNASRGMSITLSDWFYEGVLMDGGVLAIDPAYFGITGGRERWLYRIARKHAGGAGDSGFAISLPTLFDKSGAEGTYRRFKFEIAKIAKADELPGFVLRIEDKERGEPHLRMIRRDLVTDEGVVVAAPKPKRTRKPKASAELPLFRHLSDETIALCRKAHPGWDVYGLKTEFDHWLEGDATREPKNYESAFLGFAERFVRDAH is encoded by the coding sequence ATGAGCCATCGGCGCAACGACCAGATCGACATGGTGGTGCCCTTCGTCCATTTCCGCGACCAGCGGGAGACGATGGAGCGGCCGTTCTTCTCGATCGCCAAGCAGAAGCGCCTGAAGGAGATCGACTATACGAGCCCCGACGGCTCGGTCTGGGTGCGGGTGCTGCCGAACCAGGCCTACGGCATGGCGACGATCTGGGATGCCGACATCCTGATCTGGGCCGCCTCGACGATCTGCGAGATGAAGAAGCGCGGCCGCAACGACATCCCGCGCAAGCTCAACTTCATGCCCTACGACCTGCTGAAGGGAATCGGCCGCGAGACCGGCGGGCGGCAATACAAGCTCCTGCGCGACGCGCTGTTTCGCCTGCAATCGACCTCGGTGCGCACCAACATCCGGGCCGAGAAGGCCAAGCGCAAGGAACGCCAGTTCAGCTGGATCGACGCCTTCGACGACACGATCGACGAGGAGACCAATGCCAGCCGGGGCATGTCGATCACCCTGTCGGACTGGTTCTACGAGGGCGTGCTGATGGATGGCGGGGTGCTCGCCATCGACCCGGCCTATTTCGGCATCACCGGCGGGCGCGAGCGCTGGCTCTACCGCATCGCCCGCAAGCATGCCGGGGGGGCGGGCGACAGCGGTTTTGCCATCAGCCTGCCGACCCTGTTCGACAAGTCGGGCGCGGAAGGCACCTATCGCCGGTTCAAGTTCGAGATCGCCAAGATCGCCAAGGCGGACGAGCTGCCGGGCTTCGTCCTGCGGATCGAGGACAAGGAGCGCGGCGAGCCGCACCTGCGGATGATCCGCCGCGACCTCGTCACCGACGAGGGAGTGGTCGTCGCCGCGCCCAAGCCCAAGCGGACCCGCAAGCCGAAGGCGTCGGCCGAGCTGCCGCTCTTCCGCCACCTGTCGGACGAGACGATCGCGCTCTGCCGCAAGGCCCATCCGGGCTGGGACGTGTACGGGCTGAAGACCGAGTTCGACCACTGGCTCGAAGGCGACGCGACCCGCGAGCCGAAGAACTACGAGAGCGCCTTCCTGGGGTTTGCCGAGCGCTTCGTGCGCGACGCACACTGA
- a CDS encoding glutathione S-transferase family protein: MIQLYAWDTPNGRKISVALEEMGLTYRVEPVDITKGRQFAPDFLAISPNNRIPAIVDSEGPDGAPISVFESGAILVYLAEKTGLFLPASGRGRVQVMEWLMWQMGGFGPMPGQVHHFLGVDEKDRAYGLERYQKETRRLYGVLDRRLGEGEFVAGALSIADFAILGWAWRHARHRVDLADYPNVRRWYEALMARPGVQRGFAVALT; this comes from the coding sequence ATGATCCAGCTCTACGCCTGGGACACGCCGAACGGCCGCAAGATCAGCGTCGCCCTGGAGGAGATGGGCCTGACCTACCGGGTCGAGCCGGTCGACATCACCAAGGGCCGGCAATTCGCGCCGGATTTCCTCGCCATCAGCCCGAACAACCGCATCCCGGCGATCGTCGATTCGGAAGGCCCGGACGGGGCGCCGATCTCGGTGTTCGAATCGGGCGCGATCCTGGTCTACCTCGCCGAGAAGACGGGGCTGTTCCTGCCCGCTTCCGGGCGCGGCCGGGTCCAGGTCATGGAATGGCTGATGTGGCAGATGGGCGGCTTCGGGCCGATGCCGGGCCAGGTCCACCACTTCCTCGGCGTCGACGAAAAGGATCGCGCCTACGGGCTCGAGCGCTACCAGAAGGAAACGCGCCGGCTCTACGGCGTGCTCGACAGGCGGCTGGGGGAGGGCGAGTTCGTCGCCGGCGCCCTCTCGATCGCCGATTTCGCGATTCTCGGTTGGGCCTGGCGCCATGCCCGGCACCGGGTCGACTTGGCGGACTACCCGAACGTGCGGCGCTGGTACGAGGCGCTGATGGCGCGGCCTGGGGTACAGCGCGGATTCGCGGTGGCGCTCACCTGA
- the pepT gene encoding peptidase T: protein MADETALRAQLVERFFRYLAVASQSDAGATTLPSTPGQRTLAELLAGELRDLGLTDVVLDEHAILTARKPGTRPGAPPIGFVAHLDTVDVGLSPEIRPQVLRFEGADLCLNRDRDVWLRVAEHPEIAPYQGEDVIVGDGTSVLGADNKAAIAILMTLLATLTPQDPHGDIFVAFVPDEEIGLRGAKALDLARLPVDFAYTIDACGLGEVVIETFNAAGAEIVFTGVAAHPMSAKGVMVNPLLMAHDFIARFDRAETPENTEGREGYIWFNGLQAHSGEARLQAMIRDFDRESFAARKARLHAVTEEIAALYPTGRVACRITDTYGNIHDSLGDDRRSVDLLFAALEAEGIAPRQIPMRGGTDGAALSARGLPTPNYFTGTHNFHSRFEFLPVPAFAASWRVTRRICLLAAG from the coding sequence ATGGCGGACGAGACGGCCCTGCGGGCCCAGCTGGTCGAGCGCTTCTTTCGCTACCTCGCGGTGGCGAGCCAGAGCGACGCCGGCGCCACCACCCTGCCGAGCACCCCGGGCCAGCGCACCCTGGCCGAGTTGCTCGCCGGTGAGCTGCGCGATCTCGGACTGACCGACGTGGTGCTCGACGAGCATGCGATCCTGACGGCGCGCAAACCCGGCACCCGGCCCGGCGCCCCGCCGATCGGCTTCGTCGCCCATCTCGACACCGTCGATGTCGGGCTCTCGCCCGAGATCCGCCCGCAGGTGCTGCGCTTCGAGGGCGCCGACCTCTGCCTTAACCGCGACCGGGACGTCTGGCTGCGCGTCGCCGAGCATCCGGAGATCGCCCCCTACCAGGGCGAGGACGTGATCGTCGGCGACGGCACCAGCGTGCTCGGGGCCGACAACAAGGCGGCGATCGCGATCCTGATGACGCTGCTCGCCACCCTGACGCCGCAGGACCCGCATGGCGACATCTTCGTCGCCTTCGTGCCCGACGAGGAGATCGGGCTGCGCGGCGCCAAGGCCCTCGACCTCGCCCGCCTGCCCGTCGATTTCGCCTACACGATCGATGCCTGCGGCCTCGGCGAGGTGGTGATCGAGACCTTCAACGCCGCCGGCGCCGAGATCGTGTTCACCGGCGTCGCCGCGCATCCGATGTCGGCCAAGGGCGTGATGGTGAACCCGCTCCTGATGGCGCACGACTTCATCGCGCGGTTCGACCGGGCCGAGACGCCGGAGAACACCGAGGGCCGCGAGGGCTACATCTGGTTCAACGGCCTCCAGGCCCATTCCGGCGAGGCGCGCCTCCAGGCGATGATCCGCGACTTCGATCGCGAGAGCTTCGCCGCCCGCAAGGCGCGCCTGCACGCGGTGACCGAGGAGATCGCCGCCCTCTATCCGACCGGCCGGGTCGCGTGCCGGATCACCGACACCTACGGCAACATCCACGACAGCCTCGGCGACGATCGCCGATCGGTCGATCTCCTGTTCGCGGCGCTCGAGGCCGAGGGAATCGCCCCGCGCCAGATCCCGATGCGCGGCGGCACCGATGGCGCGGCCCTCTCGGCCCGCGGGCTGCCGACGCCGAACTACTTCACCGGCACCCACAATTTCCACTCGCGGTTCGAGTTCCTGCCGGTCCCGGCCTTCGCGGCCTCGTGGCGGGTGACGCGGCGGATTTGCTTGCTGGCGGCGGGGTAG
- a CDS encoding FAD-binding domain-containing protein yields MTRAAGLAALAAFLAGPGADYAAARNTDRGRGAAPTTSALSPYLRRRLLTEEEVVRASLRAFGGRGAEKFISEVFWRTYFKGHLETHPEAWTRYLAGCDAGRDRLATEPGLRRTHERAIAGRTGIDGFDDWAVQLVEEGWLHNHARMWFASIWIFTLRLPWELGADFFLRHLLDGDPASNTLSWRWVAGLHTRGKPYLARRDNIREFTDGRHDPAGLDERAAALEEETPPREVPPAPADAPPDGPVALLLHLDDLHPESLSLGGARVVRVGGLTASVEGVADRVRAADEAAIGDALARAGAHFGCPVEPVREGWAGDLPVVTPFAPIGPSAEALPAGCRRIRRDWDERCWPLSNRGYSRLRGAIPKLTGA; encoded by the coding sequence ATGACCCGCGCGGCCGGCCTCGCGGCGCTGGCCGCCTTCCTCGCCGGCCCCGGCGCCGATTACGCCGCCGCCCGCAACACCGATCGCGGCCGGGGCGCGGCGCCGACGACCTCGGCCCTGTCGCCCTACCTGCGCCGCCGGCTCCTGACCGAGGAGGAGGTCGTCCGGGCAAGCCTGCGCGCCTTCGGTGGGCGCGGGGCGGAAAAATTCATCAGCGAGGTCTTCTGGCGCACCTATTTCAAGGGCCATCTCGAGACCCATCCGGAGGCCTGGACGCGCTACCTCGCCGGGTGCGACGCCGGGCGCGACCGTCTCGCCACCGAGCCCGGCCTGCGCCGGACCCACGAACGGGCGATCGCCGGACGGACCGGGATCGACGGGTTCGACGACTGGGCCGTGCAGCTCGTGGAGGAAGGCTGGCTGCACAACCACGCCCGGATGTGGTTCGCCTCGATCTGGATCTTCACCCTGCGCCTGCCCTGGGAACTCGGCGCCGACTTCTTCCTCCGCCACCTCCTCGACGGCGATCCGGCGAGCAACACCCTGTCCTGGCGCTGGGTCGCGGGCCTGCACACGCGGGGCAAGCCCTACCTCGCGCGGCGCGACAACATCCGGGAGTTCACCGACGGCCGACACGATCCCGCCGGCCTCGACGAGCGGGCGGCCGCCCTGGAGGAGGAGACACCGCCGCGCGAGGTTCCGCCGGCGCCGGCCGATGCGCCGCCGGACGGTCCGGTCGCCCTGCTCCTGCATCTCGACGACCTGCACCCGGAGAGCCTGTCCCTCGGCGGCGCCCGGGTGGTGCGGGTCGGCGGCCTGACCGCTTCGGTCGAGGGCGTGGCCGACCGGGTCCGCGCGGCGGACGAGGCGGCGATCGGGGATGCGCTCGCCCGGGCGGGCGCGCATTTCGGCTGCCCGGTCGAGCCGGTGCGGGAGGGGTGGGCCGGCGACCTGCCGGTGGTGACCCCGTTCGCTCCCATCGGCCCTTCCGCCGAGGCGCTGCCGGCGGGCTGCCGCCGGATCCGGCGGGACTGGGACGAGCGGTGCTGGCCGCTGTCGAACCGGGGCTATTCGCGGCTGCGGGGGGCGATTCCGAAGCTGACGGGAGCGTGA
- a CDS encoding SDR family NAD(P)-dependent oxidoreductase → MRRQILKTATIIVHDLVATALAVLLTFAIRFDGPLLAERLAHLPVLLPPFVACAGLVYRAFGLYRTKWRFASLPDLANIVRAVAVLTLLLLVLDYVLVSPALFGIYFFGKIAIGLYFVLQIFLLGGPRLAFRYLKYSRSRQSAARAASTPTLLIGRGHDIEVVLRAIESGAVRKLDPKGILSPRAEEQGQTMRGVPVLGSVSDLDAVVAAMAARGVPIRRLVATPSALAPEAEPEALIARARRLGLPLARVTSLGDAGRGAELAPIEIEDLLLRPTVAIDRPRLEHFLTGQRIVVTGGGGSIGSEICARAVAFGASAVLVLESSEPALHGVLSRPGLSGQEGVSGVIADIRDRDRLFRVLKEFRPDYVFHAAALKQVPYLERDWSEGIKTNVFGSVNVADATLAAGAKALVMISTDKAIEPVSQLGVTKRFAEMYAQALDAGRTPGETRLVAVRFGNVLGSVGSVVPVFKAQIARGGPVTLTHPDMVRYFMTVREAADLVLTAASHADREARDPKAGDQRAAVYVLKMGQPVRIRDLAERMIRLAGFEPGEDIDVLVTGARPGERLNEILFARDEPMVNLAGIDGVMAAKPVFADRAQLQAWLDRLAAAVAADDRAAADAVFGEAIPDFLLRGEGKTPAVASAG, encoded by the coding sequence ATGCGCAGACAGATCCTCAAGACCGCGACGATCATCGTCCACGACCTCGTGGCGACGGCCCTCGCCGTGCTCCTCACCTTCGCGATCCGCTTCGACGGCCCGCTCCTAGCCGAGCGGCTCGCCCATTTGCCGGTGCTGCTGCCGCCCTTCGTGGCCTGCGCCGGCCTGGTCTATCGTGCCTTCGGGCTCTATCGGACCAAGTGGCGCTTCGCCTCGCTGCCGGACCTCGCCAACATCGTGCGGGCCGTGGCGGTGCTGACCCTGCTGCTCCTGGTGCTCGATTACGTGCTGGTCTCGCCGGCCCTGTTCGGCATCTACTTCTTCGGCAAGATCGCCATCGGGCTCTATTTCGTCCTGCAGATTTTTTTGCTCGGCGGGCCGCGGCTGGCGTTCCGCTACCTGAAATACAGCCGCTCGCGCCAGAGTGCGGCGCGGGCCGCCAGCACCCCGACCCTGCTGATCGGGCGCGGCCACGACATCGAGGTGGTGCTGCGCGCCATCGAGTCGGGCGCCGTGCGCAAGCTCGACCCGAAGGGCATCCTCTCGCCCCGGGCCGAGGAGCAGGGCCAGACCATGCGCGGCGTGCCGGTGCTGGGATCCGTCTCCGACCTCGACGCGGTGGTGGCCGCCATGGCCGCCCGCGGCGTGCCGATCCGCCGCCTCGTCGCGACCCCGAGCGCCCTCGCCCCCGAGGCCGAGCCCGAGGCGCTGATCGCGCGGGCGCGCCGCCTCGGCCTGCCGCTCGCGCGGGTCACGAGCCTCGGCGATGCCGGCCGCGGGGCGGAACTCGCCCCGATCGAGATCGAGGACCTGCTGCTCCGCCCGACCGTCGCCATCGACCGGCCGCGGCTGGAGCACTTCCTGACCGGGCAGCGGATCGTCGTCACCGGTGGCGGCGGCTCGATCGGCTCGGAGATCTGCGCCCGCGCCGTCGCCTTCGGGGCGAGCGCCGTCCTGGTGCTGGAGAGTTCCGAGCCCGCCCTGCACGGGGTCCTGAGCCGCCCCGGCCTCTCCGGCCAGGAGGGGGTGAGCGGCGTCATCGCCGACATCCGCGACCGCGACCGGCTGTTTCGGGTGCTGAAGGAGTTCCGGCCCGACTACGTCTTCCACGCCGCCGCCTTGAAGCAGGTGCCCTACCTCGAGCGCGACTGGAGCGAGGGCATCAAGACCAACGTCTTCGGCTCGGTCAACGTCGCCGACGCGACGCTGGCCGCCGGCGCCAAGGCGCTCGTCATGATCTCGACCGACAAGGCGATCGAGCCGGTCTCGCAGCTCGGCGTCACCAAGCGCTTCGCCGAGATGTACGCCCAGGCCCTCGATGCCGGCCGCACACCCGGCGAGACCCGCCTGGTGGCGGTGCGCTTCGGCAACGTGCTGGGTTCCGTCGGCTCGGTGGTGCCGGTGTTCAAGGCGCAGATCGCCCGCGGCGGCCCCGTCACGCTGACGCACCCGGACATGGTGCGCTACTTCATGACGGTGCGCGAGGCCGCCGACCTCGTCCTCACCGCCGCGTCGCACGCCGACCGCGAGGCCCGCGACCCGAAGGCCGGCGACCAGCGCGCCGCCGTCTACGTGCTCAAGATGGGCCAGCCGGTGCGGATCCGCGACCTCGCCGAGCGGATGATCCGGCTCGCCGGCTTCGAGCCCGGCGAGGACATCGACGTGCTGGTCACCGGCGCCCGCCCGGGCGAGCGCCTGAACGAGATCCTGTTCGCCCGCGACGAGCCGATGGTGAACCTCGCCGGCATCGACGGGGTGATGGCGGCCAAACCCGTCTTCGCCGACCGTGCCCAGTTGCAGGCCTGGCTCGACCGGCTGGCGGCGGCCGTGGCGGCGGACGACCGGGCGGCGGCCGACGCGGTGTTCGGCGAGGCGATCCCGGACTTCCTGCTGCGGGGCGAGGGCAAGACCCCCGCTGTCGCCTCCGCCGGTTGA
- a CDS encoding zinc-dependent alcohol dehydrogenase family protein — protein sequence MRAMVVELFDRVPEIRDVPDPVPAPDGVVIDVKATGLCRSDWHGWKGHDPDIRLPHVPGHEFAGVVAATGSAVRRFRVGDRVTVPFIAACGHCRECHAGHQQVCEAQFQPGFTHWGSFAEFVAIDRADHNLVRLPDDMTFATAASLGCRFATSFRAVVDQGRVRGGEWVAVHGAGGVGLSAIMIASALGARVVAVDIAESKLALARAMGADATIDSRAVPDVVEAVREITGGGAHVSIDALGHPETCFNSIANLRRRGRHVQVGLMLADHARASIPMAQVIAHELEIYGSHGMQAWRYDAMLEMIRAGRLTPERLLGETLSLAQAVPALVAMGDTAPDGIAIIDPRA from the coding sequence ATGAGAGCGATGGTCGTCGAGCTTTTCGACCGGGTGCCGGAGATCCGCGACGTGCCGGACCCGGTGCCGGCGCCCGACGGCGTGGTGATCGACGTCAAGGCCACGGGGCTGTGCCGCAGCGACTGGCACGGCTGGAAGGGGCACGATCCCGATATCCGCCTGCCCCACGTGCCGGGGCACGAATTCGCCGGCGTGGTGGCGGCGACGGGGTCGGCGGTGCGCCGGTTCCGGGTCGGCGACCGGGTCACGGTGCCGTTCATCGCGGCCTGCGGCCATTGCCGGGAATGCCATGCCGGCCACCAGCAGGTCTGCGAGGCGCAGTTCCAGCCCGGCTTCACCCATTGGGGCTCGTTCGCCGAGTTCGTGGCGATCGACCGGGCCGACCACAACCTCGTGCGCCTGCCCGACGACATGACCTTCGCCACGGCGGCGAGCCTCGGCTGCCGCTTCGCGACCTCGTTCCGGGCGGTCGTCGACCAGGGCCGCGTGCGCGGCGGCGAGTGGGTCGCCGTCCACGGCGCCGGCGGGGTCGGCCTCTCGGCGATCATGATCGCGTCCGCCCTCGGCGCCCGGGTCGTCGCGGTGGACATCGCCGAGTCCAAGCTCGCGCTCGCCCGGGCGATGGGGGCCGATGCCACGATCGACAGCCGCGCCGTGCCGGACGTGGTCGAGGCGGTCCGGGAGATCACCGGTGGAGGCGCCCACGTGTCGATCGACGCGCTCGGCCACCCCGAGACCTGCTTCAACTCCATCGCCAACCTGCGGCGGCGCGGCCGCCACGTGCAGGTCGGCCTGATGCTCGCCGACCATGCCCGGGCGTCGATTCCGATGGCGCAGGTCATCGCGCACGAGCTCGAGATCTACGGCAGCCACGGCATGCAGGCCTGGCGCTACGACGCCATGCTGGAGATGATCCGGGCCGGCCGGCTCACGCCGGAGCGGCTCCTGGGCGAGACGCTCTCGCTCGCGCAAGCCGTTCCGGCACTCGTCGCGATGGGGGACACGGCGCCCGACGGCATCGCGATCATCGATCCGCGGGCCTGA
- a CDS encoding glycosyltransferase family 2 protein, which produces MDDEPRIPPVLRPPPLVSLLVCTKGRSAQLERLFESLLAQTCPDFEVVLVDQNEPGTLEPIVGRYRDRLGIDHARSAPGLSRARNVGLARCRGDLVAFPDDDCWYPPGLVAEVVRLFAEHPEADAVTGRTLDATGRESLGAFLAADQAVDRRNVWFSGNSNGLFVRRAAARAVGGFDETLGVGAPTPFRSGEETDFLLRLLAQGRRVVFRHGLVVHHDQVAEAGRHTRAADYARGFGRVLRLHRYGLLYLAFRLARFTASGTRALLRRDTGTARDKALWAIGTVAGYCAVRRGEGDTVAGEQRAFGR; this is translated from the coding sequence ATCGACGATGAGCCCCGTATCCCCCCTGTCCTCCGCCCCCCGCCCCTCGTCTCCCTCCTGGTCTGCACCAAGGGCCGCTCGGCGCAGCTCGAACGGCTGTTCGAGTCCCTGCTGGCCCAGACCTGCCCCGATTTCGAGGTGGTGCTGGTCGACCAGAACGAGCCCGGCACCCTGGAGCCGATCGTAGGCCGCTACCGCGACCGGCTCGGCATCGACCATGCCCGCTCGGCGCCGGGCCTGTCACGGGCCCGCAACGTCGGGCTCGCGCGCTGCCGCGGCGACCTGGTCGCCTTTCCGGACGACGATTGCTGGTATCCGCCCGGGCTCGTCGCCGAGGTGGTGCGGCTCTTCGCCGAGCATCCGGAGGCCGATGCCGTGACCGGCCGCACCCTCGACGCCACCGGGCGCGAATCGCTGGGCGCGTTCCTGGCCGCCGACCAGGCGGTCGACCGGCGCAACGTATGGTTCTCCGGCAATTCCAACGGCCTGTTCGTGCGCCGCGCCGCCGCCCGCGCGGTCGGCGGCTTCGACGAGACCCTGGGCGTCGGCGCCCCGACCCCGTTCCGCTCCGGCGAGGAGACCGACTTCCTGTTGCGCCTGCTGGCGCAGGGGCGCAGAGTGGTGTTCCGCCACGGCCTCGTCGTCCACCACGACCAGGTGGCTGAGGCCGGCCGCCACACCCGCGCCGCCGACTATGCCCGCGGCTTCGGCCGGGTGCTGCGGCTGCACCGCTACGGCCTCCTCTATCTCGCCTTCCGCCTCGCCCGCTTCACCGCGAGCGGCACCCGCGCGCTGCTGCGCCGGGATACCGGCACCGCCCGCGACAAGGCCTTGTGGGCGATCGGGACGGTAGCGGGCTACTGCGCCGTGCGGCGGGGAGAGGGAGACACGGTCGCGGGAGAGCAGCGCGCCTTCGGTCGCTGA